One segment of Cerasicoccus sp. TK19100 DNA contains the following:
- a CDS encoding anaerobic ribonucleoside-triphosphate reductase activating protein codes for MNIGGILKNSLLDFPGRPAVVVFTQGCNWRCPYCHNPKLIPLCDANKLCGAESHVTSNEVIELLERRPPAARNIVVTGGEPTRQPQLIQFLQACRRRGYGIKLDTNGSNPCILKELLNAELVDYVAMDVKGTLGHYERYCGRRTLPLALATSITLLRKASIDYEFRTTVVPALHKPKDFDAIGQWLAGGKQLFLQPFRATSEILRPKLANSGTPSAMFMEACATAASQWLPTQIRN; via the coding sequence ATGAACATCGGAGGCATTCTAAAGAACTCCCTCCTGGACTTTCCGGGGCGGCCAGCAGTCGTCGTGTTTACACAGGGCTGCAACTGGCGTTGCCCGTACTGCCACAACCCGAAACTGATTCCACTTTGCGATGCAAATAAACTTTGCGGCGCAGAGTCTCACGTAACCTCGAACGAAGTCATTGAGTTACTGGAGCGGCGGCCCCCTGCGGCACGAAACATTGTGGTCACCGGCGGTGAGCCCACCCGCCAGCCACAGCTCATTCAATTTCTGCAAGCGTGTCGGCGGCGTGGTTACGGCATCAAGCTCGACACCAATGGCAGCAACCCCTGCATCCTCAAAGAGCTGCTCAACGCGGAACTTGTCGACTACGTAGCGATGGACGTCAAAGGCACGTTAGGCCACTACGAGCGCTACTGTGGACGGCGCACGCTGCCGCTGGCCCTGGCGACGTCGATTACTTTGCTACGCAAAGCTTCCATCGACTACGAGTTCCGCACGACCGTCGTCCCGGCGCTGCACAAGCCGAAGGACTTCGACGCCATCGGCCAATGGTTGGCCGGCGGCAAGCAGCTATTCCTCCAGCCGTTTCGTGCGACGAGTGAGATTCTGCGGCCTAAACTTGCGAACAGCGGGACACCGTCAGCCATGTTTATGGAGGCCTGCGCAACCGCCGCCAGCCAATGGCTGCCCACACAAATCAGAAATTAG
- a CDS encoding GFA family protein has protein sequence MISKYPGSCLCGEVKFEIIGDFESFYLCHCDRCRKDTGSAHAANLFSRTAKMVWISGKNGVRTFTLPSTRHIKSFCATCGSALPSTQMKGDLLVVPAGSLNCELPIRPNAHIFLSDKATWDEKLDELQGFEELPV, from the coding sequence ATGATCAGCAAATATCCAGGATCATGCCTTTGTGGTGAAGTAAAGTTCGAGATAATTGGCGACTTCGAGAGTTTCTATCTCTGCCATTGCGATCGTTGCCGCAAGGATACGGGTTCAGCTCACGCCGCCAATCTGTTCTCGAGAACCGCAAAGATGGTATGGATTTCAGGAAAAAATGGAGTCAGAACATTTACTCTTCCTTCGACCAGACACATCAAGAGCTTTTGCGCGACATGCGGATCGGCTCTTCCGAGTACCCAAATGAAAGGCGACCTCTTGGTCGTCCCGGCTGGCAGCCTTAATTGTGAACTTCCGATTCGGCCAAACGCCCATATCTTCTTATCGGACAAGGCAACTTGGGATGAGAAGTTGGATGAACTTCAGGGATTCGAAGAACTACCCGTTTGA
- a CDS encoding ribonucleoside triphosphate reductase, which yields MTGKHDELLLFERPGTALTSDTDLLLNTSGVRWIRKRDGSKATFEPMRIVDAVAKAGEATGEFSRDVAMQLAIQIVNRFTEAIKAHAPTVELVQDLAEDVLIESRYRKTAKAFIIYREQHARRRAIRNQTKTEIVEQYLKKLDWQVRENSNMAYSLQGLNNYISSGISKSFWMSEVYPPEIGEAHDNGDFHIHDTNQLSVYCVGWDLFQLLSVGFRGVPGKVESAPAKHLRSALGQVVNFFYTLQGEAAGAQAFSSFDTLLAPFIRYDNLDYAQVRQILQEFIFNVNVPTRVGFQSPFTNITLDLQCPSHYAKHPVLRGGEFTDDVYGDFQEEMDTLNRAFFDIMSEGDASGRLFSFPIPTINLTSDFNWENPNLDGLWTMTGKFGIPYFSNFINSDMSPDDARSMCCRLRIDNTQLERRGGGLFGAHPLTGSIGVVTINMPRIGYRSKNKREFFRRLTRMMDLARDSLETKRKFLEELTDAGLYPYTQYYLRDMKNQHGVYWKNHFSTIGLVGMNEACLNLFGANIASDKGRAFAKEVLEFMRMRLVKYQLETGNHYNLEASPAEGTSMRLALKDQEVCPGITCANPSEVMRGGPPFYTNSTHLPVNYTDDPFEALSLQEETQELYTGGTVIHLFLGERVNEPAAVREFVKTVAWNYRLPYFSLTPTFSICPTHGYVAGEHHHCPECGAESEVYSRVVGYLRPVSQWNDGKQAEFRKRARLRFDTEPDPSLHRMMEQTQLL from the coding sequence ATGACTGGAAAACATGACGAACTGTTATTGTTCGAACGGCCGGGGACGGCTTTGACCTCTGATACCGATCTCTTGCTCAATACCTCGGGCGTGCGCTGGATTCGCAAGCGCGACGGCAGCAAGGCGACATTCGAACCCATGCGCATTGTCGATGCCGTCGCCAAGGCCGGCGAGGCGACAGGCGAGTTCTCCCGCGATGTCGCGATGCAACTGGCGATTCAAATCGTCAACCGCTTCACCGAAGCCATCAAGGCGCATGCGCCGACGGTGGAACTCGTGCAGGATCTTGCCGAAGATGTCTTGATAGAATCCCGCTACCGCAAGACGGCCAAAGCGTTTATCATCTACCGCGAACAGCATGCACGACGCCGCGCCATCCGCAACCAGACGAAGACGGAGATCGTCGAACAGTATTTGAAAAAGCTCGATTGGCAGGTGCGCGAAAACAGCAACATGGCCTATTCACTACAAGGCCTAAACAACTACATATCGTCCGGCATCAGCAAGAGCTTTTGGATGAGCGAAGTTTACCCACCCGAAATTGGCGAGGCGCATGATAACGGCGATTTTCACATCCACGACACCAACCAACTGAGCGTTTATTGCGTGGGCTGGGATTTGTTTCAGTTGCTCAGCGTCGGCTTTCGTGGCGTGCCGGGCAAGGTCGAGTCCGCCCCCGCCAAGCATCTGCGTAGCGCGCTGGGCCAAGTCGTGAATTTCTTCTACACCTTACAAGGTGAGGCCGCGGGTGCACAGGCATTCTCCAGCTTCGATACCCTGCTCGCACCGTTCATTCGCTACGACAATCTCGACTACGCGCAGGTGCGGCAAATCCTGCAGGAGTTCATCTTCAACGTGAACGTGCCAACCCGCGTGGGCTTCCAAAGTCCGTTTACTAACATCACGCTGGACCTGCAATGCCCGTCGCACTACGCCAAGCATCCCGTGCTGCGCGGCGGCGAGTTTACGGACGATGTCTATGGCGATTTCCAGGAAGAAATGGACACGCTCAATCGCGCGTTCTTCGACATCATGAGCGAAGGCGATGCCAGCGGTCGGCTGTTTTCATTTCCCATCCCGACGATCAACTTGACGAGTGATTTCAACTGGGAAAACCCCAACCTTGACGGCCTGTGGACGATGACCGGGAAGTTCGGCATTCCGTATTTCTCAAACTTCATCAACTCCGATATGAGCCCCGATGACGCGCGCTCTATGTGCTGCCGCCTGCGCATCGACAACACCCAACTGGAACGACGCGGCGGCGGCCTCTTTGGCGCGCATCCGCTTACCGGTAGCATCGGCGTGGTGACGATCAACATGCCACGCATCGGCTACCGATCCAAGAACAAGCGCGAGTTCTTCCGGCGTCTCACCAGGATGATGGACCTCGCCCGCGACAGCCTCGAAACCAAGCGTAAGTTCCTCGAAGAACTCACCGACGCCGGGCTCTACCCTTACACGCAGTATTACCTGCGCGACATGAAAAACCAGCACGGTGTGTATTGGAAAAACCACTTCTCGACGATCGGCCTGGTCGGCATGAATGAGGCGTGCCTGAACTTGTTCGGTGCCAACATTGCCAGTGACAAGGGCCGTGCTTTCGCGAAGGAAGTGCTCGAATTCATGCGGATGCGACTGGTCAAATATCAGCTTGAAACCGGCAACCATTACAATCTGGAGGCATCTCCGGCCGAAGGCACTTCAATGCGCCTTGCGCTCAAGGACCAGGAAGTATGCCCGGGCATCACTTGCGCAAACCCGAGCGAGGTCATGCGTGGCGGTCCGCCCTTCTACACCAATAGCACGCACCTACCCGTCAACTACACCGACGATCCCTTCGAGGCGCTATCCCTGCAAGAGGAAACGCAGGAGCTCTACACGGGCGGCACGGTGATCCACCTGTTTCTTGGAGAGCGCGTGAACGAACCGGCAGCAGTGCGCGAGTTTGTGAAAACGGTGGCCTGGAATTACCGGCTCCCCTACTTCTCGCTTACACCGACGTTTAGCATCTGCCCCACCCATGGCTACGTGGCAGGTGAGCACCACCACTGCCCCGAATGCGGAGCCGAGAGCGAGGTCTACTCCCGCGTGGTCGGCTATCTGCGGCCCGTCTCGCAGTGGAACGACGGCAAGCAGGCGGAGTTTCGCAAACGGGCGCGGCTGCGCTTCGACACCGAGCCCGACCCATCCCTTCATCGTATGATGGAACAGACGCAGTTACTGTAG